The following proteins are co-located in the Nocardia sp. XZ_19_385 genome:
- a CDS encoding ATP-grasp domain-containing protein — MRYYSIKRIHRRQLPLGPDTFIAGDMDAMHGAMRQLGIPVPEPDDYPESLREFLRRRVWTSTLGEIERVMETGSAPPVFVKPAERRKGFTGAVCYSERDFAALGRVGRRQRVWCSEVVEWVAEYRVYVIGGGVVAVDRYAGSALLDMDVVRSAVAAYDHSGTAPSAYGIDFGVLASGATALVEVNDGYALGAYDIAAEQYTELVLRRWVELLGTAGVSAGSGR; from the coding sequence GTGCGGTACTACAGCATCAAGCGAATCCATCGCAGGCAGTTGCCGCTGGGGCCGGACACGTTCATCGCCGGTGACATGGATGCGATGCATGGGGCCATGCGGCAACTCGGAATTCCCGTGCCGGAACCCGATGATTATCCGGAGAGCCTGCGCGAGTTTCTCCGGCGGCGGGTGTGGACCTCGACGTTGGGCGAGATCGAGCGGGTGATGGAGACCGGTTCGGCTCCACCGGTTTTCGTCAAACCGGCGGAGCGGCGCAAAGGCTTCACCGGAGCCGTGTGTTACTCCGAACGCGACTTCGCCGCGTTGGGAAGAGTCGGCCGGCGGCAGCGGGTGTGGTGCTCGGAGGTGGTCGAGTGGGTCGCGGAATACCGCGTCTACGTGATCGGCGGCGGAGTCGTCGCCGTGGACCGCTATGCCGGATCGGCGTTGTTGGACATGGACGTGGTGCGGTCCGCGGTCGCGGCGTACGACCACTCCGGGACCGCACCGAGCGCATACGGCATCGACTTCGGGGTCCTGGCCAGCGGTGCGACGGCTCTGGTCGAAGTCAATGATGGGTATGCGCTCGGGGCGTATGACATCGCCGCCGAGCAGTACACCGAGTTGGTGTTGCGGCGGTGGGTCGAGTTGCTCGGGACGGCGGGGGTCAGCGCCGGGTCGGGTCGGTGA
- a CDS encoding nitroreductase family deazaflavin-dependent oxidoreductase, which translates to MMPSADGDGEIEAGQRSRPSLLARLAMSSSQFANKHGVYLGRRSTKWHVAGYRRSNGRIGGHLPGWPPARILLLDHIGAKSGIQRTSPLMYHDEGEFVAVVASKGGQPTHPAWFHNLKAHPDTTIQIGSEVRRVRARVATDAERHSLWLKCLAFYPGYEFFQRNAGSRKIPIVILEPRDADEIGR; encoded by the coding sequence ATGATGCCCAGTGCAGACGGTGACGGCGAGATTGAGGCAGGGCAGCGGTCACGCCCGTCGTTATTGGCGAGGCTGGCGATGTCGAGTTCGCAATTTGCCAACAAACACGGGGTCTACCTGGGGCGACGTTCGACGAAGTGGCATGTGGCCGGCTATCGGCGATCAAACGGGAGAATCGGTGGCCACCTCCCGGGGTGGCCACCGGCTCGCATCCTGCTCCTCGATCACATCGGCGCCAAGAGCGGAATCCAGCGGACCTCTCCGCTGATGTACCACGACGAGGGTGAATTCGTTGCCGTGGTGGCCTCGAAGGGCGGGCAGCCGACTCATCCGGCCTGGTTTCACAACCTGAAGGCACACCCGGACACCACAATTCAGATCGGCTCGGAGGTGCGCCGGGTACGGGCGCGAGTCGCGACGGATGCGGAGCGACACAGCTTGTGGCTGAAATGTCTTGCCTTCTATCCGGGTTATGAATTCTTCCAGCGCAACGCGGGCAGCCGCAAGATACCGATCGTGATCCTCGAGCCGCGCGACGCGGACGAAATCGGCCGGTGA
- a CDS encoding VOC family protein, which yields MALGWKLIIDSGNAPVLADFWAAALEYEVEDPSALIEQLLAAGQLPEAAVIEHNGRKNFRGLAAVRHPEDPFDETSGVGHGRRLLFQDVPERKTVKNRLHIDIHSGPGGRDELVAKLEGLGATRVEEVDQGPAGHWWVMRDPEGNEFCVA from the coding sequence ATGGCATTAGGTTGGAAGCTCATCATCGATAGCGGGAACGCACCCGTCCTCGCCGACTTCTGGGCCGCCGCGCTCGAATACGAGGTCGAAGACCCGAGCGCCCTGATCGAGCAGCTACTCGCGGCCGGTCAGCTGCCCGAGGCGGCCGTCATCGAGCACAACGGCCGCAAGAATTTCCGGGGGCTCGCCGCGGTCCGCCACCCCGAGGACCCATTCGACGAGACCAGCGGCGTGGGTCACGGCAGGCGGCTGCTGTTCCAGGACGTGCCCGAACGCAAGACCGTCAAGAATCGCCTGCACATCGACATCCACAGCGGCCCGGGCGGACGCGACGAGCTCGTGGCCAAGCTGGAAGGCCTGGGCGCGACCCGTGTCGAGGAGGTCGACCAGGGTCCCGCCGGGCACTGGTGGGTCATGCGGGATCCGGAAGGCAACGAATTCTGCGTCGCGTAA
- a CDS encoding CdaR family transcriptional regulator, translated as MSKTTLPAVISTVLLERIDSLALHLARRFLVELDTYRNETQVPFESIRVSCARNLTLMVRQFTSAVPSDPESARETGRLRAQQGVPLAETLHAFQIGFEYLWSELVTEARRHPAVTDAMLVDLAAEVWALSGEYAVAVAAAYREMSSELMLQREHERSVLVEALFTGVIADPATLGEATRILGLPPNGRYVVVAADVPAAGREALPGIESALRSAQITSAWRLLPDQQIGVLSLPEARDALALGALRKHRTRVGVSPHYDALTETPQALHFARLALRGLGTRPTGVARFDDNPLAMLVAAAPAEAERMVRVRLGPVLALPYEERTRLLETLETWFSAGGSAAATGARLYLHANSVRYRLRRIEELTGLSLTDPAAVRDLGAALEALPLLAPVSA; from the coding sequence ATGTCGAAAACAACGCTGCCGGCGGTGATCAGTACGGTGCTGCTGGAGCGCATCGACAGCCTGGCTTTGCACTTGGCCCGGCGGTTCCTCGTCGAACTCGACACCTACCGCAACGAGACCCAGGTGCCGTTCGAGTCGATCCGCGTCTCCTGCGCCCGCAACCTCACCCTGATGGTGCGGCAGTTCACTTCGGCGGTGCCGTCGGATCCCGAATCGGCCCGGGAAACCGGGCGACTGCGCGCGCAACAGGGCGTGCCGCTGGCGGAAACCTTGCACGCCTTCCAGATCGGGTTCGAATACCTGTGGTCGGAACTGGTCACCGAAGCCCGCCGCCATCCGGCGGTCACCGACGCGATGCTGGTCGACCTGGCCGCGGAGGTGTGGGCGCTGTCGGGGGAGTACGCCGTCGCCGTCGCGGCGGCCTATCGGGAGATGAGCTCGGAACTGATGCTGCAGCGCGAGCACGAACGCTCGGTGCTGGTGGAAGCGTTGTTCACCGGCGTCATCGCCGACCCCGCCACGCTCGGGGAGGCCACCCGGATTCTCGGCCTGCCACCTAATGGCCGCTATGTGGTGGTGGCCGCCGACGTTCCCGCCGCGGGTCGCGAGGCACTACCCGGCATCGAGTCGGCGCTGCGCAGCGCGCAGATCACCTCCGCCTGGCGACTACTGCCGGACCAGCAGATCGGCGTGCTGTCGCTACCGGAGGCGCGAGATGCCTTGGCGCTCGGCGCACTTCGCAAACATCGAACCCGAGTCGGGGTGAGCCCGCACTACGACGCGCTTACCGAGACGCCGCAAGCCCTGCATTTCGCCCGCCTCGCGCTGCGCGGGCTCGGCACCCGACCGACCGGCGTCGCCCGTTTCGACGACAACCCGCTCGCGATGCTCGTCGCGGCGGCACCCGCTGAAGCCGAACGCATGGTTCGCGTCCGGCTCGGCCCGGTACTCGCGCTGCCCTACGAGGAGCGAACCAGACTTCTGGAAACGCTCGAAACCTGGTTCAGTGCAGGCGGTTCCGCCGCCGCGACCGGCGCACGCCTGTACCTGCACGCGAACTCCGTCCGTTACCGGCTGCGGCGCATCGAGGAACTGACCGGCTTGTCGCTGACCGATCCCGCGGCAGTGCGCGACCTCGGTGCGGCACTCGAAGCGTTGCCGCTGCTTGCGCCGGTCAGTGCCTAG
- a CDS encoding alpha/beta fold hydrolase: MPSLTVNLLQSALHYPDRPVLRFGTTVLTYAELEERTARVAALLRSRGIEVGARVAVMLPNVPEFVVLYYGILRAGAVVVPMNPLLKTREVAYYLRDSGAALLFDWPDGPGEGAQGAAATETPVLDARALEQLLTQLPPYRQGTAVDAGELAVILYTSGTTGTPKGAALTHSGLAHNAAVYSSTVQDIRADDVILGCLPLFHTFGQTCAMNAAICCGAALTLLPRFDPAAVFETIARDEVTMLAGVPTMYSALLHHPGADAAEVSSLRRCVSGGASLPVELLRAFEKTFGCAIFEGYGLSETSPVVTFNHTGRERKPGSIGTPIRGVDVRLVDLVDGVGEIAVRGPNVMHGYWRRPEDTRAAIPDGWFRTGDLARRDADGYFFIVDRKKDMIIRGGYNVYPREYGSWTPCRPGPPEKSSNAPSPDPQELLMSTFTSSDGTAIHVLEWLPTASARGVVQIAHGMGEYAGRYTHLAERLAALGYAVYANDHRGHGHSITGTPGDLGDNGWNLLVEDMVTLTTRLRAQHPGVPVILFGHSLGSFAVQQYLLDHSDLVDDVVLCGTTAVDELFANIVAAGGDRLALFNREFEPTRTTADWLSRDESQVDAYEAHPWCGFALDPANMALLAATATERLAKPEGIRTDLPVYVMVGSADPLNDGLRLSDLQVQRYRDAGLTDITYRAYPDARHEILNEINREEVENDLIMWITRRTGQR, from the coding sequence GTGCCTTCCCTGACCGTGAACCTGCTCCAATCCGCGCTGCACTATCCCGACCGCCCGGTCCTGCGCTTCGGCACGACGGTGCTGACCTACGCCGAACTCGAGGAGCGCACTGCCCGGGTGGCGGCGCTGCTGCGCTCGCGCGGCATCGAGGTCGGGGCGCGGGTGGCGGTGATGCTGCCGAACGTGCCGGAGTTCGTGGTCCTGTACTACGGGATCCTGCGCGCCGGAGCCGTGGTGGTGCCGATGAATCCGTTGTTGAAAACCCGGGAAGTCGCCTACTACCTGCGAGATTCGGGTGCGGCCTTGCTGTTCGACTGGCCCGATGGTCCCGGCGAGGGAGCACAGGGCGCCGCCGCGACCGAGACTCCCGTGCTCGACGCCCGCGCATTGGAGCAACTGCTGACCCAGCTGCCGCCCTACCGGCAGGGCACCGCCGTCGACGCCGGCGAATTGGCGGTGATCCTCTACACCTCCGGTACGACCGGAACACCCAAGGGCGCCGCGCTGACCCATAGCGGGCTGGCGCACAACGCCGCGGTCTATTCCTCGACCGTGCAGGACATTCGCGCCGACGATGTCATCCTCGGCTGTCTCCCGCTGTTCCACACTTTCGGGCAGACCTGCGCCATGAACGCCGCGATCTGCTGCGGTGCCGCACTGACGCTGCTGCCTCGCTTCGACCCCGCGGCCGTCTTCGAGACGATCGCCCGCGACGAAGTGACGATGCTCGCCGGGGTGCCCACCATGTATTCCGCGCTGCTGCACCACCCCGGGGCCGACGCCGCGGAGGTGTCCTCGCTGCGCCGATGCGTCTCGGGCGGCGCCTCGCTGCCGGTGGAACTGCTGCGCGCCTTCGAAAAGACCTTCGGCTGCGCCATTTTCGAGGGGTACGGGTTGTCGGAGACCAGTCCCGTCGTCACGTTCAACCACACCGGGCGCGAACGCAAACCCGGCTCGATCGGAACGCCGATCCGCGGTGTCGATGTGCGGCTGGTCGACCTGGTCGACGGGGTCGGGGAGATCGCGGTGCGCGGGCCCAACGTGATGCACGGCTACTGGCGCCGGCCCGAGGACACTCGCGCGGCGATACCCGACGGCTGGTTCCGCACCGGCGACCTCGCCCGCCGGGATGCGGACGGCTACTTCTTCATCGTCGACCGCAAGAAGGACATGATCATCCGCGGCGGATACAACGTCTATCCACGCGAGTATGGCTCCTGGACGCCCTGCCGACCGGGCCCACCGGAAAAATCCTCAAACGCGCCATCACCCGACCCACAGGAGCTCCTGATGTCCACCTTCACCAGTAGTGACGGCACCGCCATTCACGTCCTGGAATGGCTGCCAACCGCGAGCGCTCGCGGCGTCGTCCAAATCGCGCACGGCATGGGCGAATACGCCGGGCGCTACACCCATCTCGCCGAACGCCTCGCCGCCCTCGGTTACGCCGTCTACGCCAACGACCATCGCGGGCACGGCCACAGCATCACCGGCACTCCCGGTGACCTCGGCGACAACGGCTGGAACCTGCTGGTCGAAGACATGGTGACGCTGACGACCCGCCTGCGCGCCCAGCACCCCGGCGTCCCGGTGATCCTGTTCGGCCACAGCCTCGGCTCGTTCGCCGTCCAGCAGTACCTGCTCGACCACTCGGACCTCGTCGACGACGTAGTCCTGTGCGGCACAACAGCTGTCGACGAACTCTTCGCCAACATCGTCGCTGCCGGCGGGGACCGGCTCGCCCTCTTCAACCGCGAGTTCGAACCGACCCGCACCACCGCCGACTGGTTGAGCCGCGATGAATCCCAGGTCGACGCTTACGAAGCCCACCCGTGGTGCGGCTTCGCCCTCGACCCCGCCAACATGGCGCTACTCGCCGCCACCGCCACTGAACGCCTAGCGAAACCCGAAGGCATCCGCACCGACCTTCCCGTCTACGTCATGGTCGGCAGCGCCGATCCCCTCAACGACGGTCTGCGCCTGAGCGACTTACAAGTCCAGCGCTACCGCGACGCGGGTCTGACCGATATCACCTACCGCGCCTACCCGGACGCCCGCCACGAAATCCTCAACGAAATCAATCGCGAGGAAGTCGAGAACGACCTCATCATGTGGATCACCCGCCGCACCGGCCAAAGGTAA
- a CDS encoding peptidylprolyl isomerase, whose protein sequence is MGSRLGFALAVSVASLGGLVAGSTPAAASVSPPVVMCEFTPTPDNPAARPVSPPLPVAPTLGTMDVTFHFNYGPVTIRLNRAGAAPCAVQNMASLVLQRFYDNSECWRLTDSARLGVLQCGDIYEVEKGGPGYKFPDEVNGTETYGRGTVAMGNQGPGTNGSEFFIVHSFANIPANYSVLGQVVRGMDALDRMVAAGITPSERGPRDGLPAQPVTITGATF, encoded by the coding sequence ATGGGATCACGTTTGGGTTTCGCACTGGCAGTTTCTGTTGCGTCGCTGGGCGGCCTGGTCGCCGGGTCGACTCCGGCGGCGGCTTCGGTGTCGCCGCCGGTGGTGATGTGCGAATTCACGCCGACCCCAGACAATCCCGCGGCGCGGCCGGTGTCGCCACCGCTGCCGGTCGCACCGACGCTCGGCACCATGGATGTCACCTTCCACTTCAACTATGGGCCGGTGACCATCCGGCTGAACCGCGCCGGAGCCGCACCCTGCGCCGTGCAGAACATGGCAAGTCTTGTGCTGCAACGCTTTTACGACAACAGCGAATGCTGGCGGCTCACCGACAGCGCGCGACTCGGAGTCCTGCAATGCGGTGACATCTACGAGGTCGAGAAGGGCGGACCGGGCTACAAATTCCCGGACGAGGTCAACGGCACCGAAACCTACGGGCGCGGCACCGTGGCGATGGGCAACCAGGGCCCGGGCACGAATGGCAGCGAATTCTTCATCGTCCACTCCTTCGCCAACATTCCGGCGAACTATTCCGTCCTCGGTCAGGTGGTGCGCGGCATGGACGCGCTGGACCGCATGGTCGCCGCCGGGATCACGCCGAGCGAACGCGGCCCGCGCGACGGATTGCCCGCCCAACCTGTGACGATCACCGGCGCCACCTTCTGA
- a CDS encoding DUF4262 domain-containing protein, whose product MHDSDLHENDLHDPAHTCALCDATRAQDPGTSANVREVILRNVRRWGVHLQGVFDPEGTKVDFVYTVGLWHAHRHPELIVFGMRHESAYGILNYVHGLIDAGQTFEDGLRSPDVLDGFDAEFRAVDPGWFTEYVGQARDFYGDWDFPLVQLIWPDGRGQFPWDPEAPDWLTEKQPALWTPPTLDGGPQSARH is encoded by the coding sequence ATGCACGACAGCGACCTGCACGAGAATGACCTGCACGACCCCGCGCACACCTGTGCGCTGTGCGACGCGACCCGCGCGCAGGACCCCGGCACGAGTGCCAATGTGCGCGAGGTCATTCTGCGCAACGTCCGCCGCTGGGGTGTCCATTTGCAGGGCGTGTTCGACCCAGAAGGCACGAAGGTCGACTTCGTCTACACCGTCGGACTGTGGCATGCCCACCGGCATCCGGAGCTCATCGTCTTCGGCATGCGCCACGAATCCGCCTACGGGATCCTCAATTATGTGCACGGCCTCATCGACGCCGGGCAAACCTTCGAGGACGGGCTGCGCAGCCCGGACGTGCTCGACGGGTTCGACGCGGAGTTCCGCGCCGTGGATCCGGGCTGGTTTACCGAGTACGTAGGCCAGGCCCGAGACTTCTACGGCGACTGGGACTTTCCGCTGGTGCAGCTCATCTGGCCGGACGGTCGAGGACAGTTCCCGTGGGACCCGGAGGCACCCGACTGGTTGACCGAAAAGCAACCGGCGTTGTGGACACCGCCGACCCTGGATGGCGGTCCGCAAAGCGCTCGTCACTGA
- a CDS encoding TetR/AcrR family transcriptional regulator, which produces MAERQRSPRGAARRELILDVALKSFAENGFHGSSIADIAALCGLSQPGLLHHFPTKAALLAAVLDYRDRIDAQRLEWSDPPRGLDALHRLARLVDHNTHVPGLVQLFTVVTGESVTDDHPAHPWATARYRTLEADLSQALSAGIADGTIRSGVDTHAIARQVVAMMDGLQLQWLLDPESVDMSGLFRSYIDSLISSIAARGQ; this is translated from the coding sequence ATGGCGGAACGTCAACGCAGTCCCCGCGGCGCGGCCCGCCGCGAACTGATCCTCGATGTCGCGCTGAAATCCTTCGCCGAGAACGGTTTCCACGGCTCCTCCATCGCCGACATCGCCGCCCTCTGCGGGCTCTCCCAACCCGGCCTCTTGCACCACTTCCCGACCAAGGCCGCGTTACTCGCCGCCGTCCTGGATTACCGCGACCGCATCGACGCCCAACGCCTCGAATGGAGCGACCCCCCGCGCGGCCTCGACGCCCTGCACCGGCTGGCGCGCCTCGTCGACCACAACACCCACGTCCCGGGCCTGGTCCAACTCTTCACCGTTGTCACCGGCGAATCCGTCACCGACGACCACCCCGCCCACCCCTGGGCCACCGCCCGCTACCGCACCCTGGAAGCCGATCTCTCCCAGGCTCTTTCGGCCGGAATCGCCGACGGCACCATCCGCTCCGGGGTAGATACCCACGCCATCGCCCGCCAGGTCGTCGCCATGATGGACGGCCTCCAGCTGCAATGGCTCCTGGACCCCGAATCCGTCGATATGTCAGGGCTGTTCAGGTCCTATATCGACAGTTTGATCAGCTCGATCGCCGCCCGCGGTCAGTGA
- a CDS encoding alpha/beta fold hydrolase — MSQHSTDIAPITLDGGYGALAAWEVVPPPGVRLRGTAVLVPGFTGSKEDFEALLPLLAESGYRAVAYDQRGQWQSDGPDQVEGYSMDDFSGDLLKVIGQVAGDEPVHLVGHSFGGYVGRVAVVARPEKFRSFTLLASGPSSVEDINFPPPSLVAQAVEAGGQEFIWQQMSTAMFAAGHTPAPERLDFLHNRILATKKANILGILQVMEVPPLADPAQLRAAGVPLLVAYGDTNDLWAPEVHERFAEQLGARRVRYPGVGHLPNEDVPQQVCADLVEFWTASVA; from the coding sequence ATGAGCCAGCACAGCACCGACATCGCTCCGATCACTCTCGACGGTGGTTACGGAGCCCTGGCCGCCTGGGAGGTCGTACCGCCGCCGGGTGTGCGACTGCGCGGGACCGCGGTGCTGGTGCCCGGGTTCACCGGATCCAAGGAAGATTTCGAAGCTCTGCTCCCCTTGCTGGCGGAATCTGGCTACCGGGCTGTCGCCTACGACCAGCGCGGTCAGTGGCAGTCGGACGGCCCCGATCAGGTCGAGGGCTACAGCATGGACGACTTCTCCGGCGACCTGCTGAAGGTCATCGGGCAGGTGGCAGGCGACGAGCCGGTACACCTGGTGGGCCACTCCTTCGGCGGCTATGTCGGCCGGGTCGCGGTGGTCGCGCGACCGGAGAAGTTCCGCAGTTTCACGCTGCTGGCCTCGGGCCCCTCCTCGGTGGAGGACATCAACTTTCCGCCGCCGAGCCTGGTCGCGCAGGCGGTCGAGGCGGGCGGTCAGGAGTTCATCTGGCAGCAGATGAGCACCGCCATGTTCGCGGCCGGACACACCCCGGCGCCCGAGCGGCTCGACTTCCTGCACAACCGGATCCTGGCCACCAAGAAGGCCAACATTCTCGGGATTCTCCAGGTGATGGAGGTGCCCCCATTGGCCGATCCGGCGCAGCTGCGCGCCGCCGGGGTGCCGCTGCTCGTGGCCTACGGCGACACCAACGATCTGTGGGCCCCCGAAGTGCACGAGCGGTTCGCCGAACAGCTGGGCGCGCGCCGGGTGCGCTACCCCGGTGTCGGCCACCTGCCGAACGAGGACGTGCCCCAGCAGGTGTGCGCGGATCTCGTGGAGTTCTGGACCGCATCAGTAGCCTGA
- a CDS encoding glycoside hydrolase family 3 protein, giving the protein MDDRIEELLAKLDLPGKLRLISGAGMFRLAGDPAIGLAEMPVSDGPSGVRGEHWDERDPSVSLPSGTAVAASWNPELLGEIGALIAHEARRKGVYAVLGPTINLHRSPLGGRHFECFSEDPVLTAEMSAAYVEAVQAHGVSACPKHYVANDSETDRFTVDVQAGDRTLRELYLYPFERSVQAGAWMVMDAYNSVNGITMTENQLLDEPLKGSWGFDGVVVSDWTAVRSTSGAAQGTDLAMPGPPMLWGAPLEEAVRRGEVPESAIDEKVRRILRFAMRVGALDGEPTPAPEFSEQDARELVRRAAAEGMVLVHNDGVLPLRPDTKVALLGPNAALPRFMGGGSATVIPTHTSTPLEGLEAVLPVTHTPGVRLEEKLIPVPMELVTDPETGTPGLSLRYLNDGTVIDTQHRTAGNLMLFGDKKAAEASTIEIRARLRADVAGDWQIGVGTLGQASLELDGEQVLAETITFEGTDPVGAILYPPQRSVTRTLAEGQEVDVRITVTTPPAIPGLGVILGLTFGVTRPQRSADEEFAAAVELARNSDVAVIVVGTTEQIESEGFDRTDLRLPGRQDELVAAVAAVNPRTIVVVNSGAPVELPWRDEVAAVLLSWFPGQEFGAALAEVLTGATEPGGRLPTTWPKTIDDVPVLNTTPDAAGALPYSEGIHIGYRAWLKNDVVPAYPFGHGLGYTSWTLSDLTVSGRTATVTVTNTGDRAGKQVVQAYLSREQSAVDRPVRWLAGFAGATVEPGESRTVTIELPQRAFEHWTGAGWVTEPGSFTLHVGTSVAALPLTAEIA; this is encoded by the coding sequence ATGGACGACCGCATCGAAGAACTACTCGCGAAGCTCGATCTGCCCGGCAAGCTGCGGCTGATCTCCGGAGCCGGGATGTTCCGGCTCGCGGGCGATCCAGCGATCGGGCTGGCCGAGATGCCGGTGTCGGACGGTCCGTCCGGGGTGCGCGGCGAGCACTGGGACGAACGGGACCCCTCGGTGAGCCTCCCGTCCGGGACCGCGGTGGCGGCGAGCTGGAATCCGGAACTGCTCGGCGAGATCGGCGCGCTCATCGCGCACGAGGCGCGGCGCAAAGGCGTGTACGCCGTGCTCGGGCCGACCATCAACCTGCACCGATCTCCGCTCGGCGGAAGGCATTTCGAATGCTTCTCCGAAGATCCGGTGCTGACGGCGGAGATGTCGGCCGCGTATGTCGAAGCGGTGCAGGCACATGGGGTGAGCGCGTGCCCGAAACATTACGTGGCCAACGACTCCGAGACCGACCGCTTCACCGTCGACGTGCAGGCCGGCGATCGCACCCTGCGTGAGCTGTACCTGTATCCGTTCGAGCGGAGTGTGCAGGCCGGTGCGTGGATGGTCATGGACGCCTACAACTCGGTCAACGGGATCACCATGACCGAGAACCAGCTGCTCGACGAACCACTCAAGGGCAGTTGGGGTTTCGACGGTGTGGTGGTGTCGGACTGGACCGCGGTGCGGTCGACCTCCGGCGCGGCACAGGGCACCGATCTCGCGATGCCGGGGCCGCCGATGCTGTGGGGCGCGCCGCTGGAAGAAGCCGTGCGCAGGGGCGAGGTGCCCGAATCGGCGATCGACGAGAAGGTCCGCCGCATCCTGCGTTTCGCGATGCGGGTCGGCGCGCTCGACGGAGAACCCACGCCCGCACCGGAATTCAGCGAGCAGGACGCGCGGGAACTCGTGCGCCGGGCCGCGGCCGAGGGAATGGTGCTGGTACACAACGACGGTGTGCTGCCGTTGCGGCCGGACACGAAGGTCGCCTTGCTCGGGCCGAATGCCGCGCTGCCGCGGTTCATGGGTGGCGGCAGCGCCACCGTCATCCCTACCCACACCTCCACTCCCCTGGAAGGTCTGGAAGCTGTTCTGCCCGTGACGCATACACCGGGCGTGCGCCTGGAAGAGAAGCTCATCCCGGTGCCGATGGAACTGGTGACCGACCCGGAAACCGGGACCCCGGGCCTGTCCCTGCGCTATCTGAACGACGGCACGGTGATCGACACCCAGCACCGGACCGCGGGCAATCTCATGTTGTTCGGCGACAAGAAGGCCGCCGAGGCGAGCACCATCGAAATCCGCGCCCGGCTGCGCGCGGATGTCGCGGGGGACTGGCAGATCGGCGTCGGCACCCTCGGCCAGGCCAGTCTCGAGCTCGACGGCGAACAGGTGCTGGCGGAGACGATCACCTTCGAGGGCACCGACCCGGTCGGCGCGATCCTGTACCCGCCGCAGCGCTCGGTCACCCGCACGCTTGCCGAAGGGCAAGAGGTCGACGTCCGCATCACGGTCACCACCCCGCCGGCGATTCCGGGTCTCGGGGTCATCCTCGGGCTCACCTTCGGCGTCACCCGCCCGCAGCGTTCCGCGGACGAAGAGTTCGCCGCCGCAGTCGAATTGGCGCGCAACTCCGATGTCGCGGTGATCGTGGTCGGCACCACCGAGCAGATCGAATCCGAAGGGTTCGACCGTACGGATCTGCGGCTGCCCGGCCGCCAAGACGAGTTGGTCGCGGCCGTCGCCGCCGTGAATCCGCGCACGATCGTAGTGGTGAATTCCGGTGCGCCGGTGGAGTTGCCATGGCGTGACGAGGTGGCCGCAGTGCTGCTGTCCTGGTTTCCCGGACAGGAGTTCGGTGCGGCGCTGGCCGAGGTACTCACCGGCGCGACCGAACCCGGCGGCCGCCTGCCCACCACCTGGCCGAAGACCATCGACGACGTGCCGGTCCTGAACACCACACCCGATGCCGCGGGCGCGCTCCCCTACTCCGAAGGCATTCACATCGGATACCGCGCATGGCTGAAAAACGATGTGGTACCGGCCTATCCGTTCGGGCACGGTCTCGGCTACACCAGCTGGACACTGAGCGATCTCACCGTCTCCGGCCGCACCGCCACCGTCACCGTCACCAACACCGGTGACCGCGCGGGCAAACAGGTCGTACAGGCCTACCTGTCCCGCGAGCAGAGCGCCGTCGACCGCCCGGTGCGCTGGCTCGCCGGATTCGCCGGCGCCACAGTCGAACCCGGCGAATCCCGCACGGTCACCATCGAATTACCGCAGCGCGCCTTCGAACACTGGACCGGCGCGGGCTGGGTCACCGAGCCCGGCTCGTTCACCCTGCACGTCGGCACCTCGGTGGCCGCGCTCCCGCTGACCGCCGAAATCGCCTGA